CCAAAACAtccgaaaattaaaatttattgtacgaaaaccaaaatttgaaagtttaatgaTCTGAAactaaaagataaaaaaattaatgaaccaaaaaaatcaatttcctcgtAGGCAAAGGTAAATTGAAATAAAGGAGAATAAAAACTAGCTTTCGAAAATATATAAATGTAATGCCTCGGATTTGATGATTGTCCTCACTACACTAACACAGGTTTTTTCATCGTGTTTATGTCATCACTCACACACATCCTAGGAAACTTCATAGTGAGTCGTCCAAGCACTCTTAACATTGAAGTTCTTACGTGATAATCAGCTAGCTCCCGATAAAAATATGCACCTTGTTGATATGAGTATTATCAATCAAATATTTGAAGTCATGTTCAATTATACAGTCCCATATCTGTGTAGTCctggaatccctctcattccgatGTGAGATCGGTTTATTCATGTTCTCTTCGCTTAAAGCCTGTCAGGAGATACACATTGTTCATGCAACCTCTTGATACCGACGATCATTCCACACCATCTTCAGTCTCGGGCGTCACATGAAAATTTCCGAATTTTACAATAAATCCATTCCGATTCTTTGTTTAAAATCTTATATTATGTTAAGGGTAGTTGCATGGGAACTTGGGAAATAGCAAAATCAGTCAACTATAATTTGGCCTAAGAGTGATTTTAGACTTTTAACAGgtaaaatttcagtttttgttcgataatttgattttttttgtaattttaattattttttcgcTGGAGCACTAATATAACACCCCGTACATCGACAATACACAACGCCACATAAGTGacaacatgcatcatattagtctATGTAAGTTTTTCAGGAAAAAACTTACAAAAGAAACAAAGTGTGTGAATTAACATTGAAATTTGACCAGTTACCATTCAAAATAATCTAATTTATaaaaccaattttataatttttctttTGGAATGATTGATGTCTATCCATCCATCCATTACCAGTCTACCACTTTAgttaaaataagaaaaaaagttACAATTTTAGTAATGTAAGATGCATATTTTGGGTTTTAGACATGTAAATTGTCAAAGTTGGTTGTTTATATAAtaacttgattttcttttcttttttttgggTTCTTTTTTGCCCAAAACCACTAAATTTATCGGATATTGCTTATTTGACAGTGATGCTCAAACTAATATTACACATTAATATATACatgaacaaaaataaaataaacgaaTTTTTCTTCTTACATTTTGAAATATTGAGGGTCATTTTGCTctattttctcttttctttttaatCATATGAATTCTAATATGAGTTTTATTCTCGCTAGATAGATGTGCCACATAAAAAATAAGCTgtatcaaacaaatcatattCATGGATTTAGTGGTTTCAGACAAAAAATgaccaaaacaaaaaaaactatGTTACCATACAAAACCAAACTGTGACAAGTTAGATGACTAAAACCTAAAATATGTCAACTTATTGACTAAAATAGTAATTTTCTCTTACAAAATATTTCTTAATACTTAGTTACTAGGGATGATTTATATTTTTGGGGAAAACTATTAAAACTTGTATATACCTTTTTTTTCACTTAACTTTCAGTCTCAAATTAACCATTATATGTGCAAATTGATCCAAAATTTTCTATTTCAATTTGCATATTTCAGATGGAATATTGAAGCAATGGATCAACTCCCAAACTACATGCAGATGTGCTATCTAGCACTCAATAATTCAGTCAACGAAGCGGCCTATCATGTTCTCAAAGAACAAGGACTTGTAATCATcccttatttaagaaaattggtAGGCAAACGAAATTTAAATCCATGTACCTGAAAcccataaattcaaatctgtctatcCAAACAAAACTTAAATATCATTCGATGCGCGCTTCATGCGCACGCTAACGATATTAAGTTTTGAGATCTTGTAGTGGAAAGATTTGAGCAAAACATATATACAAGAGGCGAATTGGTACTCCAAAGGCTACACACCAAGATTGGAAGAATACATGAATAGTGCATGGATTTCGGTATCGACTCCTTTGATGCTCGGGTTTGCCTTTATTCTAATGGCTAATACAACACACATGGAGGCTGTTTCAAATTTTTTGAACTATCATAACGTGATTAGATGGTCGGGAACACTTGTTAGACTTGCTAACGATTTAGGAACATCCAAGGTATgtcttatatgtgaataattattTTGCGAAATTGCATGAATCTTCATGTACCTTAGTCTGTTTTGGTTTTTGATCTTATAAATAGTCAAAGTTTAATGGTTCTGgtctaataaaaaaaatcttttagtCATTTTACATGTGAGTGCTCAGGAGCGGATCTAGGATTTCGACACTGAGGGCCGCTTAGTTTATTTTACGACGGTTTTCTCAACAATCGTCGcggattttgcgacggtttttgtcacaaccgtcgctaagccaaaaaaaaaaaagaaagagggATCAGGTTTCGAAATCGGGTGGAGCAAACGTTATAATTGGCATTAGCCACTGAGATACATGGACGTATCATTCATTTTGGGAGgaccatgtatatatatatttgtttatatatttagtttaaaaaaaattaatatatactaaaatttttttttaaattttttgggggggccgtggcccccgttcgccctacactaaatccgcccctgTGAGTGCTGACATGACGTCGAATATTATTGGCGTAACACTTTGAAACTACTAGCATGACGATGGATATTGATTACATATATAATGTCATatctaaaaagaaaaattatatatGTTAGTCCTTTAATGGTATTGAATTCTTCCCTAGCAAAACAAGTGATCATCTCTACTGCAGATTTTCGCTTTCCGAATCCTCAGTGTTTTGCTATTTATTTGGTAACCATGCACTTGTGAACGAATTAGGATGAGATGGAACGAGGTGATGTACCAAAATCAGTCCAATGTTACATGAATCAAACTGGTGAATCCAAAGAAGTGGCAGAAGAACATGTGAGGGGTTTGATACGAACGACTTGGAAAAAGATGAACGAAGAATTACAAGCTACAGATTCTGTATTTTCGGATAAATTTATTAGAGGTGCTGCTGATCTTGGTAGAATGGCGATGTATATGTACCAGCATGGAGATGGACATGGCCATCAAAACCTTCAGATCAAGAAACGTATATCAAGTTTGCTCTTTGAGCCTATTGTGTTGCATGAAGGAAATGAATATAATTAGGAGTTAATTCGTTGAAGAGAGTTgctgatttttttaaatgatagattTTGTGGAATTATATGTTTCTATTGCTTTTTTAGAATTTCATGGAGTTCTAAAGATTTTCACGGActgttatatatttattttgtagGATTTTTATTgacatttgtaatttttttttttattattctatggattttgtaatttgtgattgtgattttttatctattttttAAACTAGAATTTGAACGTGAATAACttctatttatatataaaaaattaacaatATGATTTTACATGCATATCGTGCGGCTTAGTGATCAGCAGTCGGAAAGTAAAATGAATGgtgttaataattaatattttaaattattgtaaaatatgattaaattagaaattagaaaaaaatatgtttttgaaAAATCCAAAGAATAGGAAAAACATATTGATGAAAAAATAATGAATCAACTAATATTTGTATATAAATGTTTAATAGAAATGAAAGTGAGTATgtgaatttgaaatatttttcaattaaacGTCCATCCGATTTTTTTAGGTTGAATAATGTTGGATAATATGATTTAATTCTTGTACTCAATAAAATTTCACGCAATCATTAAAAATTATTGACAATTTGAATACTCTAGACTTTcgtacattttataaaagtcaaTTTTGAATACCatatgaattttaaaaaatatacaaaaaattCCTTTGAATTGggattatataaaaatatatattgaatTCTACGGATGATAATTTTCCGCATGTTACTTTTTACAAATTAGTAACacaaaatataatgaatttcaAAAGACAATATTATTGGGTAAAGTTGAAATTCATCCTAATTAATATGAAatactatataaatatataagagATGCAATTGGAGTTTATGGTCTTACTTCTCTaatcaacaaaaataaatttgaaattcatgaattttaaatatatcaATCCATGGGTAAATAagattcattttttaaaaaattatttaaataaacttaTGTAATTTTGCATGACTTCTCTCCTTAATATTAATAatgtgaattaattaaataataatattatgataAGATAAAAAAATAGATTTACAATTATAATAAGTATTTatgtataatatttaaatataagaaataaattaatactaatattattattaataataataaagaataataaaaagttaaatttataatccaaaaataaGGTAGCAATGTCATAATGAAGATAAAaatgataatattaataataagaaatatgtatgtcgtgtttatttgtattgtactatttttttatttataaattgcAATTAtggattaaaaaaattaattaagaacAAACTAACATAATTTTGGATCCAACTCGGATGATAATAATGGAGAAAAAGTAATCTAATGATGTTGAAGATAATGACGTGGTTtgattttttatgtttattaaaCCATTGATTATTAATgtaattatatatgtattgtttaAGTAATATcactatttatatatgtattggattcttatatcaatattatttaagTAAAATTTAAGACATTTTTTGTCCATTCACTGGGTCGAGGATAGAAATTCTCCTATTAGAGAGAACCAGGGAGGGGGGTCGGGGATGGGTCGGGGATGGGATGAAATTTCATCGATTAGAAAGAGAATCAAGATGGGGGAGAGGACGaataggtctcatgtgagaccgtctcacggatctcaatctgtgagacgggtcaaccctatccatattcaccataaaaagtaatactcttagcattaaaagcaatactttttcatagattacccaaataaagatccgtctcacaaaatatgacccgtgagaccgtctcacacaagtttttgccggaGAGGACTAGGCCGAAGATATAACTTGGAGGCAGGAATGAGATGAAAACACGCCCTGAAGATATAACTCGGACACGACACGTTAAACTAAATAATTGTTTCTATTGGAATATTGAAATATCCACAAAGCTTCAGTCACAATGTTGATATTgatctattaattaatatttaatcttCCTTCAAAATTTAATACAAATTAACTTTAAAAGATACTTTTACTACctcaaaaatcatgtttattaaaAAATGAATACCCACACATTACTATATTTAcatatctttattttttttattataatttatttttttttctcgaCATGACGCCGTAATTGTATACATAACAAAATTTAATACAAATTATCTTTAAAAGATTAGGCATGTAATAATTGTGATCCCACGTAAACTTGTTTTTATCATACATTCTTGTATACATAACAAAAGCTTTAGCCTTCTTAAGGTTGAAGATTTTGGGTTTTCTACATAATTCTAAATCACAAAAACAACTGTTAGTTTTTCCTCAATTATAAATGCTTTAACTAGAAGACGTCGCTGCCAGCAAACTACGTATATATGTTCGTATTTACATTATTAgttgaaaaatgaaattttatagTTGTGGGtttttttaggcaaaaacttgtgtgagacgatctcaaggGTTGTATTGTGAAGTgaaacatatatcttatttgagtcatcactttttatgctaagaatattattttttattgtgaatgtcGATATGGTTGACCTGTCTTATATATAAAGatttgtgaaaccgtctcacaagagacctattatTTTAGTTTTATGTTTCTTTTTAAAGAATTTTGGGGTACCAATGTAATACATTAAAACGTTGAGGGCTAATATGTATTTATTTAGCAAAATAAGGCCGTAGATTTGTACTAAAATTGCTAACGAGTCCTCCCTTCCCCTTCGAGAGAATCGAAATAGAGTTGGACACCAATATCGTTAAATCTCCACATCCCATGTACGGACAGCCACATTCCTCCATGAACGGAGCCAACGTACAACACCTCCGGAAGCATGGTACAACTCGCGTCTGCAAGTATGAGATAGACGACGCCGTTCCATGTACCCACTCACCGCACGCGCTCCACGATTCCGGTGGAGGTGGGGTCATGGACGGTGTGGAGATGGTTGGCCCTCACGCGCGTAATTCGTGTTTGACCCCGGTTGTGGCGTCTGCCGGTGAGGATGTTAGTGCGGACCAGCCTACGCTGTCGTTTCACGGGAAAGTTTATGCCTTCGACTCCGCTACTCTGGAGAAGGTATTTTGCCTCTCATTCTGTTTTCCGTTTTAAGATTTTTCCTTGTACTGAATGGGAATGATCGCCTCAGATTTCCGTTGGTGAACTCGAGAATCTAAAGTGAGCGTAGGTTATTATGGTTCATTCATATTGTAATGTGATGTGAACCCGCGGTTTTGGGTATTTTATCAGTAGTTGGCTTTGTTCTTAGCTCGTATGTGACATTTTAAGCGGCCCCTCCCAAATTTATGTTTAGGTTCAGGCAGTTCTGTCACTGTTGGGCGGCTATGAAGTACCCACTGGTATTCCCACACCTGCGATGACTCCTCCAAACCAGCGGGTGTGGATATGTTAACTTGATTTTAATTTACTGAAATATCTTGACACGGCATGAATTTACGGCTGTAAAGACTTTTCCATTTGCCCTAATAGGGCTTGGCTGGCCAATTAAGAAGGTCAAGTCAACCACAAAGGGCTGCTTCTTTGAACCGTTTCCGAGAAAAGAGAAAAGAACGCTGCTTTGGTAAGAAGATTCGTTATAATGTGCGCAAGGAAGTTGCTCTCaggtaataaaaatattagagaACGTTCAGTAGCAATTGGTGTGTTGTAATTGTTCTCATATTTAGGCTCTTATTTCTGCTTCTTCACTTATTGAAAAGCCAGCTATGTAAAATTTTCATTGATAACAGCACATATTGTAGTTTAGCTTCAGTTGTCAAACTTTTATTCTGACTGTTAAAATGCTTTTGCAATTTGCATAAAATGAGTCTTTGTGAATCACCTGATTCAGTGAACATTTAAGCATTAGGTGTGAAACAACACTAGGTAGTAATCTATTTTTTAAAGGGGGGAAGAATGTACATTTCTTCCATTTATCATTTCAATGGATGTGTTAATGTAACCTTTGTATTCCATTTAACATaagtttttgttttcttttacaCTGGTATGGTTGTCACTATGGggttaaaaacatgtcatactaTTCCTAAAAGACACAATATGTATTACAGAGCATTCTTATGTTCTACGAGATTAAGCTGCTTGCTATTTTTATATTCTTATGTAACAAGAGAGATTCTACATCAAGACATACTTCATAACTTTATGATGGTTTCAGAATTAAGATCTTGAATCATAATGTCTGGCTTTGGCGTGAGATTTAGTGTTGCTAGTTATCATATTTAAACATTAATGGTTAGCCCAACTCATTGTCCATGCTGATTTTAAGTCTGCATCTATGTATCATACATATGCTCTAAATTCTGCCAGGATGCAGCGCAATAAAGGTCAGTTTACATCATCCAAGTCAGTTCCTGAGGAACCGGGTTCATTCACTGCAGATTTCGATGGTGGCCAAGAAGAACAGGAGACCTTGTGAGTGTCATTTTCTCAATTCTGTGGTTTTGTTACTTGTTATTTGTTAAGCCCCGTTGTCCTCTTCCTGTTTTTCTTGTTATTTTACATAGCAGATAAATGCTTGCATTGAGCCACAGTGGAGACGCATTGATCTTTGTTCTGATTTGTTATTGGATTTTTAAGTATCGTTGGATCTCCTTGCCTATAGCAGATGTAGGCATTGTGGGATTAGTTCGAAGTCCACTCCTATGATGAGACGTGGGCCAGATGGACCAAGGACACTGTGCAATGCATGTGGTCTGAAGTGGGCCAACAAGGTGCTGTATATCACTGGTTTAGTTTATCTTACTTAATGTTGTTCAGGTTGCTATGAATTTGCTTTTTCCCTTGTGGAACTTACTGTGTTTCCTTGAAGTGGTCATAGGCACTTTATCTGCGTACTGTGAATTCTACTTTTAGGGATATGTTGACACCTTATCCAAGTAAAAAttagtatgtatatatatgtacttgttCGTTTTAATAAACCAACCTTCACGACAAAAACTTGATATTTAATTCAGTCGTTCAACTCGCTATTTAAATTCAATGCTTATGTTTGTTCGTTATTGAGAACACTTGGCCACGGTAATAACACCTATCTTATGTGTTATATTACAACGCAAACTCTCCTTTTCAAGTCTTTGTTTTACCTGTTTCAAGTTATTTATAATACAGTAAATTCTTTGTTTGGTTCTGCTGGGATTGATGAGTTCATACATACATAAGAGTTTTATAGGATCGCTTT
This region of Primulina eburnea isolate SZY01 chromosome 14, ASM2296580v1, whole genome shotgun sequence genomic DNA includes:
- the LOC140812126 gene encoding GATA transcription factor 28-like isoform X3; translation: MYGQPHSSMNGANVQHLRKHGTTRVCKYEIDDAVPCTHSPHALHDSGGGGVMDGVEMVGPHARNSCLTPVVASAGEDVSADQPTLSFHGKVYAFDSATLEKGLAGQLRRSSQPQRAASLNRFREKRKERCFGKKIRYNVRKEVALRMQRNKGQFTSSKSVPEEPGSFTADFDGGQEEQETFRCRHCGISSKSTPMMRRGPDGPRTLCNACGLKWANKGVLRDLSKVPIVDVQPHFMNAVEIKSHSMKAEMLKAMKRKKAEQSEAPPHLSPEPQEKIAKKKKGSDPTVTVQNISSGIGDSSSGKQKEQGGSSKKDVWAGGKGLMNAVEIKSHSMKAEMLKAMKRKMLRNQRLHPPSPCPRSSHRRRFCREEEGLRPYG
- the LOC140812126 gene encoding GATA transcription factor 24-like isoform X2 — protein: MYGQPHSSMNGANVQHLRKHGTTRVCKYEIDDAVPCTHSPHALHDSGGGGVMDGVEMVGPHARNSCLTPVVASAGEDVSADQPTLSFHGKVYAFDSATLEKVQAVLSLLGGYEVPTGIPTPAMTPPNQRGLAGQLRRSSQPQRAASLNRFREKRKERCFGKKIRYNVRKEVALRMQRNKGQFTSSKSVPEEPGSFTADFDGGQEEQETLCRHCGISSKSTPMMRRGPDGPRTLCNACGLKWANKGVLRDLSKVPIVDVQPHFMNAVEIKSHSMKAEMLKAMKRKKAEQSEAPPHLSPEPQEKIAKKKKGSDPTVTVQNISSGIGDSSSGKQKEQGGSSKKDVWAGGKGLMNAVEIKSHSMKAEMLKAMKRKMLRNQRLHPPSPCPRSSHRRRFCREEEGLRPYG
- the LOC140812126 gene encoding GATA transcription factor 24-like isoform X1 — encoded protein: MYGQPHSSMNGANVQHLRKHGTTRVCKYEIDDAVPCTHSPHALHDSGGGGVMDGVEMVGPHARNSCLTPVVASAGEDVSADQPTLSFHGKVYAFDSATLEKVQAVLSLLGGYEVPTGIPTPAMTPPNQRGLAGQLRRSSQPQRAASLNRFREKRKERCFGKKIRYNVRKEVALRMQRNKGQFTSSKSVPEEPGSFTADFDGGQEEQETFRCRHCGISSKSTPMMRRGPDGPRTLCNACGLKWANKGVLRDLSKVPIVDVQPHFMNAVEIKSHSMKAEMLKAMKRKKAEQSEAPPHLSPEPQEKIAKKKKGSDPTVTVQNISSGIGDSSSGKQKEQGGSSKKDVWAGGKGLMNAVEIKSHSMKAEMLKAMKRKMLRNQRLHPPSPCPRSSHRRRFCREEEGLRPYG